A part of Rhinatrema bivittatum chromosome 16, aRhiBiv1.1, whole genome shotgun sequence genomic DNA contains:
- the LOC115078825 gene encoding cysteinyl leukotriene receptor 1-like gives MDLHLNISNISSYQRCNNSDYKFPIYTVVYLLIFLVGFIFNASALYVFLCLIHRRTSNNVFMTNLAVSDLFFTLTLPLRIVYYLRQGDWIFGSLLCGISIYAFYVNMYTSIFFLAALSVSRYVAVLYPMSVREVFSLKKSIVISVTIWLVVGLATSPFLLAESFSVKGKIRCFEPKDNSSLTRILLMNYSGLVLGFTLPFLIIVLCYARIISHLKGSSQDLKVCWPSRGRAIALIKLVLCVFLFCFLPYHIQRTVHLHSVVSRRSDCSVTLLMQKMVVLTICMASINSCFNPLLYYFSGASFRSALQVKVRHSSLGSSLVPKFNWGRDVLGQKATQ, from the coding sequence ATGGATCTTCATCTCAACATCTCCAATATCTCATCCTACCAGCGATGTAACAATAGCGACTACAAGTTCCCCATCTACACTGTGGTCTACCTGCTCATCTTTTTGGTGGGCTTCATCTTCAATGCGTCAGCCCTCTATGTCTTCCTGTGCCTCATCCATCGCAGAACATCCAACAATGTCTTCATGACCAACCTGGCCGTGTCTGACCTCTTCTTCACTTTGACCCTGCCCCTTCGTATAGTCTACTACCTGAGGCAGGGTGATTGGATCTTTGGGAGCCTCCTTTGTGGGATTAGTATTTACGCCTTCTACGTGAACATGTACACCAGCATCTTCTTTCTTGCTGCGCTGAGTGTTTCCCGCTATGTGGCAGTACTCTATCCCATGAGTGTCAGGGAggtcttcagcttgaagaaatcCATAGTGATATCAGTGACCATCTGGTTGGTGGTTGGCTTGGCCACTTCCCCCTTCTTGCTGGCTGAGTCCTTCAGTGTTAAGGGAAAGATCCGTTGCTTCGAACCGAAGGACAACTCTTCGCTAACTCGTATCCTCCTCATGAACTACAGTGGTCTCGTTTTGGGCTTTACCCTGCCCTTCCTCATCATTGTCCTCTGTTATGCCCGCATCATCAGCCACCTGAAAGGGAGCAGCCAGGACCTGAAAGTGTGCTGGCCCTCTCGGGGCCGTGCCATAGCTCTTATTAAACTTGTCCTCTGTGTCTTTCTCTTTTGCTTCCTGCCATACCATATCCAGCGCACAGTCCACTTGCATTCTGTGGTCAGTAGGCGAAGTGACTGTTCGGTCACCCTGCTTATGCAGAAGATGGTAGTTCTCACTATCTGCATGGCATCAATCAACAGCTGCTTCAACCCACTGCTCTACTATTTTTCTGGGGCCAGCTTCCGCAGCGCACTCCAAGTTAAGGTGAGGCATAGTAGCTTAGGCTCCTCTTTGGTGCCAAAGTTTAATTGGGGGAGGGATGTGCTTGGACAAAAGGCAACTCAATAG